Proteins from a genomic interval of Paenibacillus sp. FSL R5-0623:
- a CDS encoding cytochrome d ubiquinol oxidase subunit II, translating into MSYELIGISVLWLFLYGYLIVASIDFGAGFFAFYARLTKQDHLINRLISRYLSPVWEITNVFFVFFYIGIVGFFPDTAYYYGSALLVPGSIAVILLAIRGSFYAFENYGSKNNIVYLFLYGATGLLIPASLSVALTLSEGGFILKQADTVSLDYWALFTNPLSWSIVGLAIVSVLFISGSFLTFYASRAEDHSALKLMRNYALFWSTPTIILALTAFIYLGQHNERHFQNMMDLWWLLALSVAFFMIAMWLLYNGRRYGLAFICIMLQFFTAFFAYGIGQYPYILDPYITIQSSATSPAMGFALVVVFIGGLCLLIPSLILVFKLFLFDADYVKGKK; encoded by the coding sequence ATGAGTTATGAATTGATTGGTATATCTGTACTCTGGCTGTTCTTATACGGCTATCTGATTGTAGCTTCCATTGATTTTGGAGCAGGTTTTTTCGCCTTTTATGCACGCCTGACAAAGCAGGATCACCTGATTAATCGTCTGATCTCCCGTTATCTATCACCGGTTTGGGAGATCACCAATGTATTTTTTGTCTTTTTCTATATTGGCATCGTTGGATTTTTTCCGGATACCGCTTACTATTATGGCTCTGCGCTGCTTGTTCCGGGAAGTATTGCCGTCATTTTACTTGCTATTCGTGGTTCATTCTACGCCTTTGAGAACTATGGATCCAAAAATAACATCGTATATCTGTTTTTATACGGGGCTACCGGGTTGCTTATTCCAGCGTCATTGTCTGTGGCACTAACATTGTCTGAAGGTGGCTTTATTTTGAAGCAGGCAGATACCGTTTCCCTAGATTACTGGGCGTTATTTACCAATCCGTTATCATGGAGCATCGTTGGACTGGCAATTGTATCCGTATTGTTCATTAGCGGGTCATTTCTCACATTTTACGCTTCTCGGGCAGAGGATCATTCGGCATTGAAACTGATGCGGAACTATGCTTTGTTCTGGAGCACACCGACCATTATTCTCGCGCTGACTGCATTTATATATTTGGGTCAACACAATGAGCGTCATTTTCAAAACATGATGGATTTATGGTGGCTACTGGCGCTTTCCGTTGCGTTTTTCATGATCGCCATGTGGCTGTTATATAACGGACGCCGTTACGGTTTAGCTTTTATATGTATCATGCTGCAATTTTTCACAGCCTTTTTCGCTTACGGGATTGGGCAATATCCTTACATTCTTGATCCATACATCACGATTCAGAGCAGCGCCACATCACCTGCAATGGGCTTTGCACTCGTCGTAGTGTTTATCGGTGGTCTGTGTCTGTTAATTCCTTCTCTGATTCTGGTCTTCAAACTGTTCCTATTTGATGCGGATTATGTGAAAGGGAAAAAATAA
- the cydC gene encoding thiol reductant ABC exporter subunit CydC produces MNELTILSKAMIQERNDILLSILGGFIAGIAGVALFSASGYMISQTVFAPPLYTLIVLTSMVKLLGFLRAASRYGERLYSHRATFSMLSRLRTSFFAKLIPVTPGILNKNRSGDLLARIVGDVESLQNYFLRVAYPPIMVVMVFLATMLFTSAFSIWIACLLVLGMLITAFVVPGIVLLGQRKIHGRVRQQRAVLSTEVTEVLYGFRDLKVYGQLEQREQQLQQASAALATEQKQAASHLLRGQSMHVFVTYLVTWGVLALSAFLIVNGAFAGVFLAMLILATQTVFEEAAAMAILPLYKQDSEHAAQRLAETVPTSDVQPVQPSGEVSADQAVSIELSSVNFQYEGEWRPALRELSLQLAAGSKTAIVGPSGSGKSTIIDLLLKLRAPTSGDIRLNDVPVKELNEESIWQRANVVLQQSHFFRGTIRDNLLLNGEGHSDEQLSAVLDKVQLPNKLLSDLVYEKGENLSDGERQRLALARAMLRKGRLWLLDEPTSSLDYVTEQRVLQHLLAQAAEDTLLLICHRLTGLEEMDRIVVMDQGKIVESGSFSELMEQKGYFYEMKQIERQMIGDVGA; encoded by the coding sequence ATGAATGAGCTGACGATTCTGTCAAAGGCGATGATTCAGGAGCGCAATGATATTTTGCTTTCGATATTGGGCGGATTTATCGCCGGCATAGCAGGGGTAGCTCTCTTTTCCGCGAGCGGCTACATGATATCGCAAACGGTATTTGCGCCACCGCTGTATACCTTAATTGTACTCACTTCCATGGTCAAACTGCTCGGTTTCCTTCGAGCGGCAAGTCGTTACGGAGAACGCTTGTATTCCCACAGGGCGACATTCTCCATGCTGAGCCGCTTGCGGACGTCCTTTTTTGCCAAACTGATCCCGGTAACGCCAGGTATATTGAACAAAAACCGAAGCGGGGATCTGCTTGCACGGATTGTAGGTGATGTGGAAAGCTTGCAAAATTACTTTTTGCGGGTCGCGTATCCACCCATCATGGTTGTTATGGTATTTTTGGCTACCATGCTGTTCACTTCAGCCTTTTCAATCTGGATTGCGTGTTTGTTAGTACTAGGCATGCTGATCACGGCATTTGTTGTACCGGGTATTGTCTTGTTGGGTCAGCGAAAAATACATGGACGTGTTCGTCAGCAACGGGCTGTACTCTCCACGGAAGTAACCGAAGTGTTGTATGGTTTCAGGGATTTGAAAGTGTACGGCCAATTGGAACAGCGTGAGCAACAGCTTCAGCAGGCTTCCGCTGCATTGGCAACGGAACAGAAACAAGCCGCTTCGCACCTGTTGCGCGGGCAATCCATGCACGTTTTTGTGACGTATCTTGTTACATGGGGTGTGTTAGCACTCAGTGCCTTCTTAATTGTGAATGGAGCGTTTGCCGGTGTATTCCTCGCCATGCTGATCCTGGCCACGCAGACCGTATTCGAAGAAGCTGCCGCAATGGCTATATTACCTCTATATAAGCAGGATAGTGAACATGCTGCTCAGCGACTGGCGGAAACAGTGCCGACCTCTGATGTGCAACCTGTTCAGCCAAGCGGTGAAGTTTCAGCCGATCAGGCGGTTTCGATTGAACTATCCAGTGTTAACTTCCAATATGAAGGGGAATGGAGACCGGCGCTGAGGGAGCTATCCCTACAACTTGCAGCAGGCTCCAAAACAGCGATTGTTGGGCCGAGCGGGTCAGGAAAGTCAACGATTATCGATCTGTTACTCAAGCTGCGTGCACCAACGTCTGGCGACATACGATTAAACGATGTTCCGGTGAAGGAACTGAATGAAGAGAGCATTTGGCAAAGGGCGAATGTTGTGTTGCAGCAAAGTCATTTCTTCAGGGGAACCATCCGGGACAACCTGTTGCTGAATGGAGAAGGACATTCAGATGAACAATTGTCGGCTGTGCTGGATAAAGTCCAACTGCCGAATAAGTTGTTGAGTGATTTGGTGTATGAAAAAGGGGAGAACCTGTCGGATGGCGAGAGACAGCGGCTGGCTCTGGCACGAGCCATGCTGCGCAAAGGACGATTATGGCTTCTGGACGAACCAACTTCTTCGCTGGATTACGTCACAGAGCAACGTGTGCTCCAGCATCTTCTTGCACAAGCTGCCGAAGATACACTTCTCCTGATCTGTCATCGGCTGACGGGATTGGAAGAGATGGATCGGATTGTGGTCATGGACCAAGGCAAGATTGTGGAATCGGGTTCTTTCTCCGAGCTGATGGAGCAAAAAGGCTATTTTTATGAAATGAAACAAATTGAACGACAAATGATTGGAGACGTCGGGGCGTGA
- the cydD gene encoding thiol reductant ABC exporter subunit CydD produces the protein MKRRAKSNLISQQMSLQRKNRLLLAIISLALGVAIISQATLVAEAVQRIFVEKASFSSVILLLGLLLVVMAVRSLLSYGNGKVGLHMAARAKTNMRASVLQNLTRASMPSTLRGQTGGKVSVALDAVDEADSYFSQYMPRMMEAAMIPILILVVTFTQHANTGWIMLFTAPFIPLFMILVGLQTKNKSEEKYAQLAEFSGTFLDSLQGLVTLKIFGRAKRQQQEIERSSLGYRDATMGILKIAFTNTFMLESIVMLSIGIVALELAIQLLVFKSMSFHTAFLVLLLVPEFYSLLKNTGTAFHSGRTSMGAIRKVEQMLEETSIKSMPSEHENVEKATHTSDTNDQIVQQTGVHAPLAELISMPPTIELNDVRFQYTPDSFGLETGQISIGPGEQIAIVGKSGSGKTTLLHLIAGLLKPDSGAVLVNGSQLSQHDEAAWFERVSYITQHPYIFAGTFAENIAIGAGRNVSRAEIEQAAEEAGLAGVVAQLEQGLDTFVGEGGRGLSGGEKQRLALARAFLKRPAVILFDEPTVGLDLHTERVLQRSIAALGKTATMITVAHRLYTIQHADNILFMEDGVLVDSGNHEALLARLPQYTEMVDFQRKGGIA, from the coding sequence ATGAAGAGGAGAGCCAAATCCAATCTGATCTCGCAGCAAATGTCTTTACAACGAAAAAACAGACTTCTCCTTGCGATCATTTCGCTAGCCCTTGGTGTAGCTATTATAAGCCAGGCCACCTTGGTGGCTGAAGCAGTCCAGCGAATCTTTGTTGAGAAAGCTTCCTTTTCATCAGTGATCCTGTTGCTTGGCCTATTACTGGTTGTTATGGCTGTACGCTCACTGTTGTCGTATGGTAATGGGAAAGTGGGCTTGCATATGGCAGCCCGTGCCAAGACGAATATGCGAGCATCTGTGTTGCAAAATCTGACCCGCGCTTCCATGCCTTCAACCCTTCGTGGGCAGACGGGAGGAAAGGTCAGCGTTGCTTTGGATGCTGTGGATGAGGCTGACAGTTATTTCAGTCAATATATGCCTCGAATGATGGAAGCTGCGATGATCCCGATTCTGATTCTGGTTGTTACGTTTACGCAGCACGCCAACACAGGCTGGATTATGCTGTTTACGGCACCGTTTATCCCGCTGTTCATGATCCTGGTTGGGCTCCAGACAAAGAACAAATCAGAAGAGAAATACGCGCAACTTGCCGAGTTTTCCGGTACATTCCTGGATTCGCTTCAAGGGCTGGTTACGTTAAAAATATTCGGACGGGCTAAACGTCAGCAACAGGAGATTGAACGCAGCAGTCTGGGGTATCGTGATGCCACCATGGGCATTTTGAAGATTGCATTTACAAATACGTTTATGCTGGAATCGATCGTGATGTTAAGCATTGGTATCGTCGCGCTTGAACTGGCTATCCAGTTACTCGTGTTCAAATCGATGAGCTTCCATACAGCCTTTCTTGTGTTGTTACTCGTCCCTGAGTTTTACAGTCTGTTGAAGAATACGGGAACTGCTTTTCACAGCGGTCGAACCAGTATGGGGGCGATTCGCAAGGTGGAACAAATGCTTGAGGAAACAAGTATCAAGAGCATGCCAAGCGAGCATGAGAATGTTGAGAAGGCCACACATACCAGTGATACTAATGATCAGATCGTGCAGCAGACTGGGGTACACGCCCCTCTCGCCGAGTTGATATCAATGCCACCAACCATTGAACTGAATGATGTCCGATTCCAGTACACACCTGATTCCTTTGGACTTGAGACAGGACAGATCTCGATTGGACCAGGAGAACAGATCGCGATTGTAGGCAAAAGTGGATCAGGTAAAACCACGCTGCTTCATCTCATTGCCGGTTTGCTGAAACCAGATTCGGGAGCGGTTCTGGTTAACGGAAGCCAGCTTTCGCAACATGATGAGGCTGCATGGTTTGAACGTGTTAGCTATATTACACAGCATCCGTATATTTTTGCAGGTACATTTGCCGAAAATATCGCGATTGGCGCGGGTCGGAACGTCTCCAGAGCTGAAATTGAGCAGGCGGCAGAGGAAGCAGGGCTTGCTGGCGTTGTTGCTCAATTGGAGCAGGGCTTGGATACGTTTGTTGGTGAAGGTGGCCGGGGGCTGTCTGGCGGGGAAAAGCAAAGACTTGCTTTGGCACGTGCTTTTCTGAAGCGACCAGCTGTTATTTTATTCGACGAACCCACCGTTGGACTGGATCTGCACACCGAGCGGGTACTGCAACGATCCATTGCAGCGTTGGGTAAAACGGCGACGATGATTACGGTAGCTCACCGATTATACACAATTCAACATGCGGACAACATTTTGTTCATGGAGGATGGGGTATTGGTGGATTCGGGAAATCATGAAGCGCTTCTGGCGCGCCTGCCTCAGTATACGGAGATGGTGGATTTTCAACGGAAAGGAGGAATAGCATGA
- a CDS encoding helix-turn-helix domain-containing protein: MYKLMIVDDELLMRVGIRSMLNWEEYNFYVVGEAGNGKEALSLALEVMPDLIITDIKMPIMDGLQLIQEASCVLKTCKYVILSNFDEFHYVKEALKLGASDYLIKSEITESSLIDLLSTVGQKLQSEHVHPTNTPSMTQDYSKSLRYLKDSFFQDIVSGFISEEDIITKAEELHFRIRSDQLVVMKFIVNYYEDAKRKYVEKGEKLLRFSILNIMEEIIPSKWEKEIFVESSSEYWVIVNVLPESQSVHADLNKLCNKLLSSIKDFMNLSLTAGVSRMTSGFLHIRKACQEAETALRQGFFTGSNQVLYYDDMVQSPDRHEVKGALSPQQERDLLKLWVSKDNQKAEEFLEGIRSNLEQLRADENSIRKQYIMVMETIHSHLSRASERGAPSLTEKSPYEIVLKGEYWEDIHQDMLAHIAYYFQTDSQIKQESTYTDLATELIDKYYAEDISLQSIASQISVNPSYLSRVFKQERGENFITYLTRVRIEHAKAYLLSRGMRVYEIAEKVGYHNYTYFSKIFKKSVGVTPEEYRELQQG; encoded by the coding sequence ATGTATAAACTGATGATCGTAGATGATGAATTGCTCATGCGGGTTGGAATTCGTTCCATGCTGAATTGGGAAGAGTACAATTTCTATGTTGTTGGAGAGGCGGGAAATGGAAAAGAGGCCTTAAGCCTTGCGCTTGAAGTGATGCCTGATCTAATTATTACAGATATTAAGATGCCAATTATGGATGGGCTACAGCTTATACAAGAGGCCTCCTGCGTACTGAAAACCTGTAAGTATGTCATCCTGAGTAATTTTGACGAATTTCATTATGTGAAAGAGGCGCTAAAACTTGGTGCTTCAGATTACTTGATTAAAAGTGAGATCACCGAATCCTCCCTTATTGACCTACTGAGCACGGTTGGACAGAAACTGCAAAGTGAACATGTTCACCCAACCAATACACCCTCTATGACACAGGACTATTCCAAGAGCCTAAGATATCTAAAGGATAGTTTCTTCCAAGATATTGTAAGCGGATTCATTAGTGAGGAGGATATCATCACCAAAGCGGAAGAACTACATTTTCGTATACGTTCGGACCAGTTGGTTGTCATGAAGTTCATCGTGAACTATTACGAGGATGCAAAGCGGAAATATGTAGAGAAAGGGGAAAAGCTGCTCCGATTTTCGATTCTTAATATTATGGAAGAGATCATTCCTTCGAAATGGGAGAAGGAGATTTTTGTTGAAAGTTCCTCAGAATATTGGGTGATCGTCAATGTACTTCCTGAGAGCCAATCTGTACACGCCGACTTGAATAAACTATGTAATAAATTGCTGTCTTCAATCAAGGATTTTATGAATCTATCGCTCACGGCTGGGGTAAGTAGAATGACTTCCGGTTTCCTTCACATCAGGAAGGCCTGCCAAGAGGCAGAAACGGCTCTACGACAGGGTTTCTTCACAGGAAGCAACCAGGTGTTGTATTACGATGATATGGTTCAATCCCCAGATCGACATGAAGTTAAGGGGGCTTTAAGCCCGCAACAAGAACGAGATTTGTTGAAGTTGTGGGTAAGCAAAGACAACCAAAAGGCGGAAGAGTTCCTGGAAGGAATCCGATCCAATCTGGAACAGCTGCGAGCAGATGAGAATAGCATTCGCAAGCAATATATCATGGTAATGGAAACGATACATTCCCATCTATCCCGCGCTTCGGAAAGAGGTGCCCCTTCTTTAACAGAAAAGTCGCCCTATGAAATCGTTCTCAAGGGGGAGTATTGGGAGGATATCCACCAAGATATGCTTGCTCATATTGCGTATTACTTCCAAACTGATTCCCAAATTAAACAGGAAAGCACTTACACCGATCTCGCTACTGAATTGATCGACAAGTATTATGCGGAAGATATCTCATTGCAAAGTATCGCTAGCCAAATCAGTGTGAATCCGTCGTATCTCAGCCGCGTGTTCAAACAGGAACGAGGAGAGAACTTTATCACGTACTTGACCCGAGTTCGAATTGAACATGCGAAGGCGTATCTATTGAGCAGAGGAATGAGAGTGTATGAAATCGCAGAAAAGGTGGGCTACCATAATTACACGTACTTCAGTAAGATTTTCAAAAAATCGGTAGGTGTCACTCCTGAGGAATATCGAGAATTACAGCAGGGATGA
- a CDS encoding sensor histidine kinase, which translates to MKHVRPFRIKYKIMVICMTVIILPVLVMTINSYYSSERLLAQNYTTLLNDLAKQTNIRIDEFLKEIEKISLLASNGLSDNLSATHEGSFPIQDFLREGDEQHEIAAYNILMNYIMMKDRVFSIYLYNMNGGQDLFVSPHQPIDPNFKVANELWFKKFMHDKDRTITLTTRIDEQLENKILAVSHARKIHDVTSGKLLGVIVVSIDIKFIEIVNRNLQEGLRSRFMIVDEDDKIVYNVNERLIGTLFRDNVRPPESLNVVVTSPLSQQKWTTYLYMPLDELTADGKILGRNLVTLAIVIVLFAAVISIFLSHVITTPIKKLLRNIALVEKGQFEQVVPIVSRDEIGHLSIRFNRMSHELKRLVERMQQEEIEKAKAEMRALHDQIKPHFLYNTLGSVKWIASMQQADKIVEMTDALISMLRYATKSDGTLVTIREELDNITNYVTIQNVRYYGCIQMRYEVEDRLLNYRMPKMILQPIVENAIFHGLAELEEDGIITIRIQSQLDEVVIEVCDNGVGMDHQTMQNLLEEKSGARTGTNGIGLHNVQRRIQLHFGKPYGIQVESKIGEGTIFSILLPAISEFR; encoded by the coding sequence ATGAAGCATGTTCGGCCCTTCCGAATCAAGTACAAAATTATGGTGATCTGTATGACGGTCATTATCCTTCCGGTATTGGTGATGACAATCAATTCGTATTACTCCTCAGAGCGGTTGTTGGCACAGAACTATACAACGTTGCTAAACGATCTGGCCAAACAGACGAATATTCGCATTGACGAGTTCCTCAAGGAGATTGAGAAAATTTCGCTGCTCGCCAGCAATGGCCTTAGTGACAATCTGTCTGCGACTCATGAAGGGAGTTTTCCGATCCAGGATTTCCTGCGAGAGGGTGATGAACAACATGAGATTGCCGCATACAATATTCTGATGAATTATATCATGATGAAAGATCGCGTATTCTCCATCTACCTCTACAATATGAACGGGGGGCAAGACCTTTTTGTCAGTCCACATCAACCCATTGATCCAAACTTCAAAGTAGCAAACGAACTGTGGTTTAAAAAGTTCATGCATGATAAGGATCGAACCATTACCCTCACAACACGAATTGACGAGCAATTGGAGAATAAAATACTGGCAGTGTCACACGCTCGCAAAATTCATGATGTGACTAGTGGGAAACTGCTTGGCGTTATCGTTGTCAGCATTGATATCAAATTCATTGAAATCGTCAACCGCAACTTGCAGGAAGGGCTGCGCTCCAGATTCATGATCGTTGATGAGGATGACAAGATCGTATATAACGTGAACGAACGATTAATCGGGACACTGTTCCGGGACAACGTTCGTCCGCCTGAATCACTAAATGTCGTGGTGACCAGTCCCCTTAGTCAGCAAAAATGGACAACTTACTTATATATGCCTTTGGATGAACTGACTGCTGATGGCAAAATATTGGGCCGTAATCTGGTGACACTTGCCATAGTCATTGTTCTTTTTGCTGCCGTCATATCCATATTTTTATCTCACGTGATCACAACTCCCATTAAAAAACTGCTACGGAATATAGCTCTAGTCGAGAAAGGTCAGTTTGAACAAGTTGTACCCATTGTCTCCAGAGATGAGATTGGCCATTTATCCATTCGATTCAACAGAATGTCACACGAATTGAAACGGTTGGTCGAACGGATGCAGCAGGAAGAAATAGAGAAAGCCAAGGCCGAGATGCGTGCGCTCCATGACCAGATCAAGCCTCATTTTCTGTATAACACCCTTGGGTCGGTGAAATGGATTGCCTCGATGCAGCAGGCTGATAAAATCGTGGAAATGACGGATGCACTAATCTCGATGCTCCGCTATGCAACAAAATCTGATGGAACTCTCGTAACCATTCGTGAAGAACTCGATAATATAACGAATTACGTAACGATTCAGAATGTCAGGTACTATGGTTGTATTCAGATGAGATATGAGGTTGAGGATAGACTGCTGAATTATCGCATGCCCAAAATGATCCTGCAGCCGATTGTGGAGAATGCGATTTTCCATGGTCTAGCCGAATTGGAAGAAGACGGAATCATCACTATTCGGATTCAATCACAGCTGGATGAAGTTGTGATCGAGGTCTGCGATAATGGCGTTGGGATGGATCATCAAACGATGCAGAATCTATTGGAAGAGAAGTCCGGTGCACGTACGGGAACGAATGGAATTGGATTGCATAATGTGCAGCGGCGAATTCAGCTTCATTTTGGGAAACCCTACGGAATACAGGTGGAGAGTAAAATAGGTGAAGGTACCATTTTCTCCATTCTGCTGCCTGCCATTTCAGAGTTTAGATAG
- a CDS encoding cytochrome ubiquinol oxidase subunit I, with amino-acid sequence MAIDTVLWSRLVTGLTLGFHVIFATLGVGVPLMIAIAEFIGIRKKDHHYILMAKRWSRGFVISVAVGVVTGTAISLQLALVWPNFMKLAGNVIALPLFMEVFAFFFEAIFLGIYLYTWDRFKNPYIHWLLTIPIVAGAGMSAVFITTVNGFMNQPEGFVMEAGQFMAVNPVQAMLNTATFSKVFHVLSSAYLTGAALLAGIAAFAMLRKGVSAYHKKGLNLMMAVVLVFSLLNSLAGDVSAKFLAEHQPEKLAAAEWHFETESGADLIFLGWLNAEHEIIGALHLPKVLSFLAFGDFNAEVTGLNEFPPDEHPPLLVHYLFDLMAGIGFALLAISSLYFLFVFWKKRNQFNKWMLRMVALSAPLAFLAVEMGWFYAEIGRQPWIIRGYMRVEEATTSSPSVRILFFVFLLLYIVLGVICVLVLRRLFNNNPAELEMEKWLKEKHEQSAKKGDQA; translated from the coding sequence ATGGCTATTGATACGGTTTTATGGAGCAGGCTAGTGACTGGTTTGACGCTCGGGTTCCACGTTATTTTTGCAACGCTTGGTGTCGGCGTACCTTTGATGATTGCTATTGCAGAGTTCATCGGCATTCGGAAGAAGGATCACCATTACATACTTATGGCAAAGAGGTGGTCCAGAGGGTTTGTCATTTCTGTGGCGGTTGGTGTTGTGACAGGTACAGCGATATCACTACAGTTGGCCCTGGTATGGCCGAATTTTATGAAGCTGGCCGGGAATGTCATTGCACTGCCACTATTTATGGAAGTATTCGCATTCTTTTTTGAAGCCATCTTCCTGGGAATTTACTTGTATACGTGGGATCGGTTCAAAAATCCGTATATCCACTGGTTGCTGACCATCCCAATTGTCGCCGGGGCAGGCATGTCTGCTGTTTTTATTACAACAGTGAACGGATTCATGAACCAGCCTGAAGGTTTTGTCATGGAAGCAGGTCAATTCATGGCAGTGAACCCCGTGCAAGCGATGCTGAATACGGCGACGTTCTCCAAAGTGTTCCATGTATTAAGCTCGGCTTATCTGACAGGAGCTGCCCTGTTAGCAGGAATAGCAGCCTTTGCGATGTTGAGAAAAGGAGTGTCCGCCTACCACAAAAAAGGCCTGAACCTCATGATGGCCGTTGTGCTGGTATTCAGTTTATTAAATTCCTTAGCTGGAGATGTATCTGCCAAGTTTTTGGCTGAGCATCAGCCGGAGAAGCTCGCAGCTGCCGAGTGGCATTTCGAGACGGAAAGCGGAGCGGATTTGATTTTTTTGGGATGGCTGAATGCTGAACATGAAATTATAGGCGCACTACATTTGCCGAAGGTGCTCAGTTTCCTTGCCTTTGGAGACTTTAACGCCGAGGTAACCGGGCTGAACGAATTTCCACCAGATGAACACCCGCCCTTACTTGTGCATTATTTGTTTGATCTAATGGCTGGAATCGGATTCGCTCTGCTTGCGATCTCATCTCTGTATTTCCTGTTTGTGTTTTGGAAGAAACGTAATCAGTTTAACAAGTGGATGCTTCGTATGGTTGCACTCAGTGCACCGCTCGCTTTTCTGGCCGTTGAGATGGGCTGGTTCTATGCAGAGATCGGGCGGCAGCCATGGATCATCCGAGGTTATATGCGAGTGGAAGAGGCCACTACTTCTTCACCGAGTGTAAGAATTTTATTTTTCGTGTTCTTGCTTCTATACATCGTGCTCGGCGTCATCTGTGTTCTCGTATTGAGACGTCTGTTCAATAATAATCCTGCTGAGCTTGAGATGGAGAAATGGTTGAAAGAGAAGCATGAACAATCAGCCAAGAAAGGGGATCAGGCCTGA
- a CDS encoding carbohydrate ABC transporter permease, which yields MIYDKSMSRRVFLIINYTILLLISLLCILPFINLLAVSFSSSAAVSAGSVTFWPVEFTTKAYEFALTGGSFFSSLWVAIQRTVIGTVVNLVLIVLTAYPLSKSKQKLMGRNIYMGFFIITMLFSGGLIPTYLVVVKMGLIDSIWSLILPGALPVFSMIILMNFIRGLPEEIEESAIIDGAGPVQVLLRILLPLLKPALATVGLFSIVAHWNSWFDGIIYMNNPANYPLQSYLQTLLQSFEQIMLKSGSDYTQLLSMMNARTGRAAQMFLGAIPILLVYPFLQKYFTKGLVLGSVKG from the coding sequence ATGATCTATGATAAAAGTATGAGCAGACGTGTATTTCTTATTATAAACTACACCATATTGCTTCTAATCTCTCTCCTATGTATCCTGCCGTTTATCAACCTGCTGGCTGTTTCATTCAGCAGCAGCGCGGCTGTATCTGCGGGGAGTGTTACGTTCTGGCCTGTGGAATTTACGACAAAAGCCTATGAATTTGCATTAACGGGAGGATCATTTTTCTCCTCTCTCTGGGTAGCCATTCAACGAACCGTTATCGGAACGGTGGTGAATCTGGTTCTGATCGTACTCACCGCTTATCCCCTCTCCAAATCCAAACAAAAATTGATGGGGCGTAATATCTATATGGGATTTTTCATAATAACCATGTTATTCAGTGGAGGTCTAATTCCAACCTATCTCGTGGTCGTCAAAATGGGACTGATCGATTCCATATGGTCTCTGATCCTGCCTGGGGCCCTCCCCGTATTCAGTATGATTATCCTCATGAATTTCATTCGGGGGCTGCCCGAGGAGATTGAAGAATCAGCCATTATCGATGGTGCTGGGCCTGTACAGGTATTGCTTCGTATTCTACTCCCACTTCTCAAGCCCGCTCTCGCTACGGTTGGTTTGTTCAGTATCGTTGCCCACTGGAATTCGTGGTTCGATGGCATTATCTATATGAACAATCCAGCCAATTATCCATTACAAAGTTACTTGCAGACCCTTCTGCAAAGTTTTGAGCAAATCATGCTGAAATCGGGGTCAGATTATACACAGCTGTTGTCCATGATGAACGCCAGAACGGGGCGTGCCGCTCAGATGTTCCTGGGTGCCATTCCGATTTTGCTTGTGTATCCGTTCCTACAGAAATATTTCACCAAAGGTTTGGTGTTAGGAAGCGTCAAGGGGTAA